One region of uncultured Methanolobus sp. genomic DNA includes:
- a CDS encoding ABC transporter permease, with protein MLSLKHSFRMAVGSISSSKLRSALTTLGIVIGVAAVIANVSLGASFNQYFTEEIGSVGNNFIIVEGKVSNLFHDSEMEIIKNTPGIVGVSPLSQEVAEVTYLSTSRQITVQGVSEDYEQVGNIRMESGTFINDKDKYVAVIGHDVAYDKFDRKISNKNTIELSFIRPDGEVVTQKFKVKGIVDSPETTFIQSGIEPDDRIFIPIETMNEIMGQDYYWGYFAAATSLESIGDVTDEIDKRLARDLGVPFRDLDNEDSKPYSLTNQGEILEEVNQLSAVLGSLLTSVALISLIVGSIGIMNIMLVTVTERTGEIGIMKSLGFKNHEVLSLFMVESIVVGLFGGVLGIVLGVVGAYAADTVMGLPYVFPVTMILSGMLVSVVVGLLAGIYPANKAAKMNPVDALRHE; from the coding sequence ATGCTGAGTCTGAAACATTCATTCAGGATGGCTGTAGGAAGTATCAGCAGCTCTAAACTGAGGTCTGCACTGACAACACTTGGAATTGTCATAGGTGTGGCCGCAGTTATTGCAAATGTATCACTGGGAGCCAGCTTTAACCAGTACTTTACAGAAGAAATTGGTTCTGTAGGTAACAATTTCATAATAGTAGAGGGCAAGGTCTCAAATCTTTTTCATGATTCTGAAATGGAGATCATAAAAAACACTCCTGGTATTGTTGGAGTTTCTCCATTGAGTCAGGAGGTTGCTGAAGTTACATATCTCTCAACTTCCCGACAGATAACTGTGCAGGGAGTTTCCGAGGACTATGAACAGGTTGGTAATATCCGGATGGAAAGTGGCACTTTCATAAATGACAAGGACAAGTATGTGGCTGTCATAGGTCATGATGTTGCATATGATAAATTCGACCGCAAGATATCTAACAAAAATACCATCGAGCTTAGTTTCATAAGACCTGATGGTGAAGTTGTAACCCAGAAATTCAAGGTAAAAGGTATTGTTGACAGCCCTGAAACAACATTCATACAAAGTGGCATAGAACCTGATGACCGAATTTTCATCCCCATCGAAACAATGAACGAAATAATGGGTCAGGACTACTATTGGGGTTACTTTGCAGCCGCTACAAGTCTGGAATCTATTGGCGATGTAACCGATGAGATTGACAAGAGACTTGCAAGGGACCTTGGTGTTCCCTTCAGGGATCTTGACAACGAGGATTCTAAACCGTATAGCCTTACAAACCAGGGTGAGATTCTGGAAGAAGTTAACCAGTTATCCGCTGTATTGGGCTCACTGCTGACATCGGTAGCTCTGATATCACTCATAGTCGGTTCTATTGGTATCATGAACATCATGCTTGTTACGGTAACAGAAAGGACAGGTGAGATAGGCATAATGAAATCCCTTGGTTTCAAAAATCATGAGGTCCTGTCCCTGTTCATGGTGGAATCAATAGTTGTTGGACTATTTGGCGGTGTGCTGGGTATTGTACTTGGTGTGGTAGGTGCATATGCGGCGGATACTGTTATGGGATTGCCATATGTATTCCCGGTTACTATGATCCTTAGTGGAATGCTGGTTTCAGTAGTAGTTGGTTTGCTTGCAGGTATTTATCCTGCCAACAAGGCGGCAAAGATGAATCCGGTAGATGCACTCCGTCATGAATAA
- a CDS encoding response regulator has product MQAESIGGKILSLMEENPGITVKEIAEKLSISADQVESTLESMSDTRQKVLIVDDEMDALMALKVALEAEGYNVAEAKDGHEALDKVHSEIPDVILLDLMIPGIDGFEVCRQLKSDDVYRHIPVIMLTARGEIDDKVEGIELGADDYVTKPFNLKELKARVKMVLRRQEA; this is encoded by the coding sequence ATGCAGGCAGAAAGCATTGGTGGGAAGATCCTTTCTCTTATGGAGGAAAATCCCGGGATAACCGTAAAGGAAATTGCTGAAAAGTTGTCGATATCTGCGGATCAGGTAGAAAGCACACTGGAAAGCATGTCTGATACCAGACAGAAGGTTCTCATTGTTGATGATGAGATGGATGCCCTGATGGCACTGAAAGTTGCTCTGGAAGCTGAAGGCTACAATGTTGCTGAAGCAAAGGATGGTCATGAGGCTTTAGATAAAGTACATTCCGAAATACCGGATGTAATACTGCTTGACCTGATGATTCCCGGAATTGATGGTTTTGAGGTTTGCAGGCAGTTAAAATCTGATGATGTGTATCGTCATATTCCCGTTATCATGCTTACAGCTCGCGGAGAGATAGACGATAAGGTTGAAGGTATCGAACTTGGTGCAGATGATTATGTAACCAAACCATTTAACCTGAAAGAACTGAAGGCACGCGTAAAGATGGTCCTGCGAAGGCAGGAAGCCTGA
- a CDS encoding MarR family transcriptional regulator — protein sequence MDALEEIFGKTAQMTVLKNLIAHKEESTYLSGIADETGLSHSSVARVITPLIKSDIVIEKPLGKQIRTFRLNLDNEKTRLILDFYNRLNDMD from the coding sequence ATGGATGCGCTGGAAGAGATATTTGGAAAAACGGCCCAGATGACGGTTCTTAAGAATCTCATCGCACACAAGGAGGAATCAACCTATCTTTCCGGGATCGCAGATGAAACCGGTTTGTCACACTCCAGCGTTGCAAGGGTTATAACTCCACTTATCAAAAGTGATATTGTTATTGAAAAACCCCTCGGTAAGCAGATAAGGACATTCAGGCTCAATCTTGATAATGAAAAGACAAGGCTTATACTTGATTTTTATAACCGTCTGAATGATATGGACTAG
- a CDS encoding PLD nuclease N-terminal domain-containing protein, producing the protein MFGVAFSFFMFIFIFGFGIIGTLFWLWMLIDCATKEPSEGNDKLIWIIIIVFTHVLGALIYFFIRRPKRIQECGT; encoded by the coding sequence ATGTTTGGTGTAGCATTTTCATTTTTTATGTTCATATTTATATTTGGATTTGGGATAATCGGGACTTTGTTCTGGTTGTGGATGCTCATTGACTGTGCCACAAAAGAACCATCCGAAGGTAATGACAAGCTGATCTGGATTATCATAATTGTTTTCACGCATGTGCTTGGTGCCCTGATATACTTCTTTATCAGAAGGCCAAAAAGGATTCAGGAATGTGGGACTTGA
- a CDS encoding sensor domain-containing protein yields the protein MAELGGVIHKFVNVAFEKQTYLNILYLLFSFPLGTAYFIFLVSGLSFGFSLLIFWVGVPVLLLVLVAWWEIAAFERQMAVWLLGVEIPSMYPVSFSNSNILQRFVQRVTSPVTWKALIFLLIKFPLGVFSLVIMTVLLSLTLTMLFTPVFYALGIGKVSSVSQAIFISASGIFVGFVSLHLLNLLAAVSGDFAKRMLGKSEKQAK from the coding sequence ATGGCAGAGTTAGGTGGCGTTATTCACAAATTCGTAAATGTCGCTTTTGAAAAGCAGACTTACCTGAATATCCTGTACCTCCTGTTTTCTTTTCCCCTGGGCACTGCTTATTTCATATTCCTGGTTTCCGGTCTTTCCTTCGGTTTCAGCCTGTTAATATTCTGGGTTGGGGTTCCTGTTCTCTTACTTGTCCTTGTGGCATGGTGGGAGATTGCAGCATTTGAACGACAAATGGCAGTATGGTTGCTGGGAGTCGAGATACCTTCCATGTACCCTGTATCATTTTCCAATAGCAATATCCTTCAACGGTTTGTGCAGAGAGTGACGAGTCCGGTTACCTGGAAAGCTCTTATATTTTTGTTGATTAAGTTCCCACTGGGGGTATTTTCGCTGGTAATCATGACGGTTCTGTTAAGCCTGACCCTCACAATGCTGTTTACCCCTGTGTTTTATGCATTAGGTATAGGTAAAGTTAGTTCAGTTTCCCAGGCAATTTTTATTTCAGCATCAGGTATCTTTGTGGGTTTTGTATCTTTGCATTTACTGAACCTGCTGGCTGCTGTATCCGGTGATTTTGCAAAAAGAATGCTGGGAAAGTCTGAAAAGCAGGCAAAGTAA